Proteins from a genomic interval of Rosa chinensis cultivar Old Blush chromosome 2, RchiOBHm-V2, whole genome shotgun sequence:
- the LOC112184985 gene encoding palmitoyl-monogalactosyldiacylglycerol delta-7 desaturase, chloroplastic, translating into MEASTTKFLFLATHCLALLGPFYFNWSAFWIAVALYFVTCVSITLSFHRNLAHRSFKLPKWLEYSFAYCGVLSLQGSPIEWVSIHRVHHQYTDTLDDLHSPIKGFWYSHFGWIVDYHSRFPDALEFKNVGDLKKQWYYRFLHYTYPCHSVALGILLYAGGGLPFLVWGMGVRTVFLLQITFSINSICHIWGKQVWNTGDLSRNNWLLGLLALGEGWHNNHHAFEYSARQGLEWWEIDTTWYIIRFLEAIGLATDVKLPTEAHKKRKALCKNNTME; encoded by the exons ATGGAGGCCTCAACAACCAAGTTTCTTTTCCTCGCCACACATTGCCTTGCTCTTTTAGGGCCGTTTTATTTCAACTGGTCTGCGTTTTGGATTGCTGTGGCACTCTATTTTGTTACATGTGTCAGTATAACCCTGTCTTTCCATAGAAACCTCGCTCACCGCAGCTTCAAGCTTCCCAAATGGCTCGAGTACTCTTTTGCCTACTGCGGCGTCCTTTCACTCCAG GGAAGTCCAATTGAATGGGTGAGCATACACAGAGTCCATCATCAGTATACCGACACATTAGATGACCTTCACAGTCCCATTAAGGGATTTTGGTACAGTCATTTTGGTTGGATCGTTGACTATCATTCTCGGTTT CCCGACGCATTAGAATTCAAGAATGTTGGAGACTTAAAGAAGCAGTGGTACTATAGGTTTCTTCACTACACGTATCCTTGTCACTCTGTTGCTCTTGGAATTCTGCTATATGCTGGAGGAGGGCTACCATTCTTGGTTTGGGGAATG GGTGTGAGAACTGTATTTTTACTTCAGATTACTTTTTCAATAAACTCGATCTGTCACATATGGGGAAAGCAAGTATGGAATACTGGTGATTTGTCTAGAAACAACTG GTTGTTAGGGTTGCTTGCACTTGGCGAGGGTTGGCACAATAATCATCATGCCTTTGAGTACTCAGCTCGACAAGGCTTGGAATGGTGGGAGATTGACACTACTTGGTATATAATACGCTTCCTTGAAGCCATTGGTTTGGCTACAGACGTAAAACTCCCAACTGAAGCTCATAAGAAACGAAAGGCATTATGCAAGAATAACACTATGGAGTAA